One Rubritalea squalenifaciens DSM 18772 genomic region harbors:
- a CDS encoding glutamine synthetase family protein, which translates to MDPREVRTVQDAKRIIEERDIKHVKVGLFDIDGVMRGKYMSRKKFFSSLEDGFAFCDVVLGWDSNDQLYENVDIKFTGWHTGYPDAPVRIIPESCREIPFEPDTLLFLCEFEQEAAKLCPRNLLGRILERASGLGFEVSAAFEYEFFMFNETPDSVREKGYQNLTPITPGFFGYSMLRNSVHAELYHDLLNFCEEMDMPIEGLHTETGPGVLEAALYVDAAREAADKAALFKTFVKAWAQRREMMATFMAKWSNDYPGQSGHIHMSLNYQDGSGSAFHDPTQPMNMSKIQRHFVAGQQQLMPELTAMIAQTVNSYSRMIPGFWAPTDATWACENRTTALRVIPGSAKSQRVEFRLGSADANPYIALAASLAAGLYGIENELEPGDRVEGNAYALKHPEYLALPLNLNEAAEVLRGSEAARQLFGDAFVEHYASTREWEFNEFRKHITDWEMQRYFEII; encoded by the coding sequence ATGGATCCCAGAGAGGTTAGAACAGTCCAGGATGCAAAACGCATCATTGAAGAGCGCGATATCAAACACGTAAAAGTCGGACTGTTTGATATAGATGGTGTCATGCGTGGCAAGTACATGAGCCGAAAAAAGTTTTTCTCTTCCTTGGAAGATGGCTTTGCTTTTTGTGATGTCGTCTTGGGTTGGGACTCTAACGACCAGCTTTACGAGAATGTAGATATCAAGTTCACAGGCTGGCACACTGGCTACCCGGACGCTCCTGTACGCATTATCCCAGAAAGCTGCCGTGAGATTCCCTTCGAGCCGGACACCTTGTTGTTTCTCTGTGAGTTTGAACAAGAGGCAGCTAAATTGTGTCCACGTAATCTGCTAGGGCGTATTTTGGAGCGCGCCTCTGGCCTGGGCTTCGAGGTTTCAGCTGCGTTTGAATATGAATTTTTCATGTTCAACGAGACGCCGGACAGTGTTAGAGAAAAAGGCTACCAGAATCTGACACCGATCACTCCCGGATTCTTTGGTTATTCCATGTTGAGAAACTCCGTGCATGCTGAGCTTTATCACGACCTGCTTAATTTCTGTGAGGAAATGGACATGCCCATTGAGGGCTTACACACCGAGACAGGTCCAGGTGTGTTAGAGGCTGCGTTGTACGTGGACGCCGCACGTGAAGCTGCGGATAAAGCGGCCCTGTTCAAAACTTTTGTGAAAGCCTGGGCGCAGCGCCGTGAAATGATGGCTACCTTCATGGCAAAATGGTCTAATGACTATCCTGGCCAGTCCGGCCATATTCACATGTCTCTGAATTACCAGGATGGTTCAGGCTCTGCATTCCACGACCCGACCCAGCCGATGAATATGAGCAAGATCCAGCGCCATTTTGTGGCTGGGCAGCAGCAGCTCATGCCCGAACTCACCGCCATGATTGCACAAACAGTGAATTCTTACTCGCGTATGATTCCTGGATTTTGGGCGCCTACTGATGCCACTTGGGCGTGTGAAAATAGGACCACCGCATTGCGTGTGATACCCGGCTCAGCAAAATCGCAGCGGGTGGAATTCCGCCTCGGCTCAGCAGATGCCAACCCTTACATCGCCTTGGCTGCATCACTGGCTGCAGGGCTCTATGGGATAGAAAATGAGTTGGAACCGGGAGATAGGGTAGAGGGTAATGCCTATGCCCTGAAGCATCCAGAGTATCTTGCTCTGCCGCTTAATTTGAACGAGGCGGCTGAGGTTCTTCGAGGCTCAGAGGCTGCCCGCCAGTTATTTGGCGATGCCTTTGTTGAGCACTACGCCTCAACCCGTGAGTGGGAGTTCAATGAATTCCGCAAGCATATCACGGACTGGGAAATGCAACGCTACTTTGAAATCATCTAA